CATGCCTGGAAACTCAGTCATTAAGCACCAGTTAGATATAAACAAGATTTGCAAATGCCGTACCTTTGTATTCAGTCTAGCCAGGAATGATGATTTTCTTCACTGGTCATATCGTTTCCTTAATCTTGAACACAACCTGTGGGTTTGGCGCGTGGTTATAGCTGGTTAGAGCCCCACCCCTCCCCGCTAAGAACATAAAACTACCTGTCCTATGACCTGCAAATAGATTTACCTGACTGAATTTACGATTGGCTTCTTCGCGTTTGGTTCAAACAGTGTGCTTTAGGATTATTTACTAAATCATGGATATATGATATATCCTGATGAAGACTAGaagtattgcagtcgaaacgtcgcgatcaacatcaaaagtgactctatcgtgagacaaacgaacaaagttcatctcctattACATAGACATATGTTCTATAGTTAACATGCTGAtgtttaaccaaaaaaaaaatgaccagctcccagttagcttaccccggtattgcagaggtcatgagttcaactCCCGttcaagcctgaatttttttcaggctttgtttttactgctcaagtagtgttcatagctgcgatGATCACTCTCATATTTTCAAAGTAGTTTAAATATAccataaaacgaaaaaaatgtaCCAACACGCTTGCTAGCGTACCGGTCAACCGCAAAATCAAATGACACTCTCTTGTCAGCCAGAGGGCTATATGTCTGTTTCCTTTTTGGGCAAAATTTAACAACATCTGCTTCCTTGTAGTCTCAGAGCTCACGCAAGTCAAACTTTCGTGGCGATTTTCAATCATTTCGAGAAATGGATATCGTGAAACAGAAATCAGATGACTCTTTAAAATACACATGTAgatgaaaattgatttaattCGGAGCATTTGATTGTCCTGGAAAATGTTcttatttgtttacaattaaaaGGCAGGTTCGTTCAGTTAAAGTTAGTTTTGCTCGTAAAAGACTGGGAAGAGAATTAGTTTAACTCGAACCAGTCTCCACGCAAACGAAATTACTTTACATTTTGACGCCTGGACGCTATTGCTTTAGAGTCAACTCAAATATGAGAGTTATATCGGCTTTATGGTTAACGTATCAGAGATATCTCACCACACATCCATGGAAAACTCAAACTCTGACTACTGGTGAGGTTAACCAAATTTATGTTTACACCCTTTTTACAACGACAGAATGTCTGCTTGGTCTAACTGAAGGGTCAAACCTTCGTCCGGTATTCGACTGTTTGACTGTTCGATATATCATTTAGAAATTTTTAAGCGTTTCTCGGTATACCCTTTAGAAATTGTTGGTGCTTTAGACTTCGAGTTGAGAGGTTCGGGTTCGGGACTTGGCCCGGGTCATTGCGCCTTGTTCGTTAGTTTCACAGTGCCTAGAGTCtccactcaggagtataaatgagtcCACcggtgaattgtcagggaatTGTAACTTTCGAAGATTTCATCGTTCAAATTCCTGTCCAACGgggccaaaattgtgttcaacTGCTCCAGCCAAGCGCCAGATTTTATCGTCATTTTTTATGTCTAAGGCAAGATTATAGCCACCATGATTTTCTTGGAGACCTTTCTCTCTCTGAGCCATTTGTTAGTGAGAGTGAACTTTTTATCTTTAATATGAAAAGATATATCACGTTTAttctgctggaaagacttgagTTCcagttcaaattccccaccccccaAGTGGGGAAGTAATATTGAGGCCTTGAATTGTTTGATGCATAACCCCCAAATCTGTGTGGAGATTATACAGTGAGTTTATATTTGACATGTTTTGTGCACTTTGAGGATCAGCAATTTTGATGAACCCCCTGAATAAGTGAAACAtgcaaatattgtaaatttgattttattttatgttttcaccCTGAGCTGGTGGAAAACCTCACAGAATCTTTAAAGATCTTTAAGGATTGTCAAAGACCTGtcaaagatctttaaaagcAAGGCTCTttaagaaacaaaagattttttttcttgcattgAACTCAGGCTATTAATTAATGCAAGGTATACAGATCTATATCTAACCAATCTCACCTCTTCTTGATAAATCAttcagtttttttgcttttgcaatGTTCTCATTTCAGCTGTGATGTTTAGTACAAGTGACATCTTGACTCAACAAATTATCGAAAAAAAGGGATTGCATCACGATTTTAGAAGAACACTTCGGATGTACATAATGGGAGTCATTATTGGGCCTATTCAAAGGACATGGTTTTTAACACTTGAGCGCCTTCTACCACCTACATCCAAGATGCAAATTCTCAAGAAACTTATAGTAGACCAAACAATTTATGGTccttttataatatttttcttctacAGCTTATCAGGGACACTGTCTGGGAAAGATATTAGTGAGATCAAGGAAGTTATTGAAGAGAAGTACCTTAGAACTTTGATCACAGGTTACAAAGTGTGGCCATTTGTACAAGCAATTAATTTTACTCTTGTCCCTGTTCAATTGCGAGCTAATTTTGTTCAAGGGGTGTCTCTTGGTTGGAATATGTACTTATCCTGGATGGTAAACAAACCTGTGAACAGCTTAACCCTCACTCATGACAGTCTAGGGGAAAAGAACCCAGACTTTTCTGTGGACTCTGATATATGAAAAGCTGTGTAGATTACAAACTTATTGCATCGTTgcattttaaatactttaaatattacatatatttatttagttttctAATAGATTTGTGTAGCAATGGTATCATCAATGCCTTAATCCTCGGTGCTGAGGTGTAGGtttaaaattttggtaaatCTAACTGGAAAATATGCAGACttcatgtaaaattaaattaaatgcaACCGTAACCCTAACTCATGACAGCCATGGGGAAATGAACCTAGACTTTTCTGTGGAATCTGATATTAGAAAAGCTGTGTAGAGTACAAACTTATTGTATCAttgtattttaaatactttactAAAAACTTGTATAAGTTTCTTATAGATTGGTGTAGCAGTAGCATCATCAATGTCTTAATCCTCAGGGTGGAGGTGTAGGTGTAGGTGTAGGttcaaaattgatatttatctaAATGAAAAATATGCAGACTGCATGTAAAATGAATGTAATTTGCAATAATATTTCAAGGCTGACATGCCTGTTGTATGTTTAATTTGACGATCAACTTcaataacatatttttcttaGTCACTCCACAGTATAGCAACAATGCTTGGTATTTCTATCATCAGTAGTTTGAACAACCCAATATTCCTTTACTTCTGTATTTAGGATATAAGTTACATAAGTTgtgtgatgatgatgatgagtgATGagataagaaaagaaacatcaaATACTTAACCCATAATAACTTACCAGTACAGCTGGTTGGGGTGtgaatgcatttaattttttttccatttattgtAAGTTGTAGTGACATTGTTACTTTTTTTGGCTTTTGGGGGCcaatttttttgacagattGGTTCCTGAAAATTTCAGTAGCAACCTCAAAATTCCAATTTCAGCCCCCTCATACCCGGTGTTTAAAATGAGTGAAATAAGTGTAGAACAAAAACCCATGGCCTCAAGGGGTATCTGGGTGAACACCAGTTATACAGTCCAGCtagtattaagcagtcacc
The sequence above is a segment of the Pocillopora verrucosa isolate sample1 chromosome 5, ASM3666991v2, whole genome shotgun sequence genome. Coding sequences within it:
- the LOC131784507 gene encoding protein Mpv17 translates to MRVISALWLTYQRYLTTHPWKTQTLTTAVMFSTSDILTQQIIEKKGLHHDFRRTLRMYIMGVIIGPIQRTWFLTLERLLPPTSKMQILKKLIVDQTIYGPFIIFFFYSLSGTLSGKDISEIKEVIEEKYLRTLITGYKVWPFVQAINFTLVPVQLRANFVQGVSLGWNMYLSWMVNKPVNSLTLTHDSLGEKNPDFSVDSDI